One Syntrophorhabdaceae bacterium genomic region harbors:
- the ftsY gene encoding signal recognition particle-docking protein FtsY, translated as MGLLDKIKNGLTKTREQLLTRIEWIVQGKPLDESSFDEIEEALILADTGIETAEILMESLKERWKRGHIKNTDDIKRCMIEEIEKILKPVELPISMNEKRPFIILTLGVNGVGKTTTIAKIAKIFSDNKKSVLLGACDTFRAAAIEQLEVWANRLNIDVVKHKEGSDPAAVAYDSVKAAKARGIDVLILDTAGRLHTKTNLMEEMKKIKRVVSKEMDGAPQEILLVVDATNGQNAIVQAKTFNDALNVTGLVITKLDGTAKGGFILPIAHTLKIPIRYIGVGEKFDDLIPFTAGYFSHAMFEDG; from the coding sequence ATGGGACTACTTGATAAGATAAAAAACGGACTTACAAAAACCAGGGAGCAACTTTTAACCCGCATAGAATGGATAGTGCAAGGTAAACCCCTTGATGAGAGTTCCTTTGATGAGATAGAAGAGGCCCTTATTCTGGCCGATACAGGTATTGAGACAGCAGAGATCCTTATGGAGAGCCTTAAAGAGAGATGGAAGAGGGGACACATAAAAAACACAGATGATATTAAAAGATGTATGATAGAGGAGATAGAAAAGATACTTAAACCTGTTGAGTTACCTATCTCCATGAATGAAAAAAGGCCCTTTATAATATTAACCCTCGGCGTCAACGGCGTAGGAAAGACTACCACCATTGCAAAGATTGCCAAGATATTCTCCGATAATAAGAAGTCGGTCCTCCTTGGGGCATGTGATACCTTCAGGGCAGCAGCTATTGAACAACTCGAGGTATGGGCAAATAGACTCAATATTGATGTGGTTAAGCACAAAGAGGGTTCAGATCCTGCTGCAGTAGCCTATGATTCAGTAAAGGCTGCCAAGGCAAGGGGTATTGATGTATTGATCCTCGATACTGCCGGCAGGCTCCATACCAAGACAAACCTCATGGAGGAGATGAAAAAGATCAAAAGGGTGGTAAGTAAAGAGATGGATGGCGCACCCCAGGAAATACTCCTTGTAGTGGATGCCACCAACGGACAGAATGCCATAGTCCAGGCCAAGACATTTAACGATGCATTAAACGTCACGGGACTTGTTATAACAAAGCTCGACGGCACAGCAAAAGGCGGTTTTATACTCCCAATTGCCCATACCCTCAAGATACCCATAAGATATATAGGGGTGGGCGAGAAATTCGATGACCTCATACCTTTTACTGCCGGTTATTTCTCCCATGCCATGTTCGAAGATGGTTAA
- a CDS encoding L-threonylcarbamoyladenylate synthase: MEILNGLDHASILKAKEMLLMGGVVAFPTETVYGLGADAFNPYAVAKIFEIKKRPRFDPLIVHIDKNEWLDKIALHVPKKALILIERFWPGPLTVILKKRKNIPDIVTAGLPTVGIRMPAHPVAQELIKELERPIAAPSANPFGYISPTMAEHVAEMLKDKIELILDGGKSVFGIESTIVSMKNDDVFIHRHGAISKEEISEAVGDVYDVKDKGICESPGSLPYHYSPHKPLKIINSPLEIETDNSCLLAFKSPSIRVISRYVRVLSEKGDLREAATNFFSYLIELDKKDVDLIYAEKISEKGLGRAMMERLKKASKKHRYITL, from the coding sequence ATGGAAATCCTAAACGGTCTTGACCATGCATCTATACTTAAGGCAAAAGAAATGCTACTCATGGGTGGCGTTGTAGCCTTCCCCACAGAGACCGTCTACGGCCTTGGAGCAGATGCCTTTAATCCTTATGCAGTGGCAAAGATATTCGAGATAAAAAAAAGACCACGTTTTGATCCATTAATAGTCCACATAGATAAAAATGAATGGCTTGATAAGATTGCACTTCATGTGCCCAAAAAGGCATTGATTCTCATAGAGAGGTTCTGGCCTGGACCCCTTACTGTTATTCTGAAAAAAAGAAAAAATATCCCTGATATAGTGACGGCAGGTCTTCCTACTGTGGGCATTAGGATGCCTGCACACCCGGTTGCACAGGAGTTGATAAAAGAGCTTGAAAGACCCATAGCAGCACCCAGTGCAAATCCCTTTGGCTATATAAGCCCTACAATGGCAGAGCATGTTGCCGAGATGTTGAAGGACAAGATAGAACTCATATTAGATGGGGGAAAGAGTGTATTCGGGATAGAATCTACTATAGTGTCCATGAAAAATGACGATGTTTTTATCCACAGGCATGGAGCCATCAGTAAAGAGGAGATATCTGAAGCTGTGGGAGATGTATATGATGTGAAAGATAAAGGAATCTGTGAGTCACCTGGTTCTCTACCCTATCACTATTCACCCCATAAGCCCTTAAAGATAATCAATTCACCTCTGGAGATAGAAACAGATAACTCATGCCTTCTGGCATTCAAGTCGCCTTCCATAAGGGTTATTTCAAGGTATGTGAGGGTGCTTTCTGAAAAAGGTGATCTAAGAGAGGCAGCAACAAACTTTTTTTCTTACCTTATTGAGCTGGACAAAAAAGATGTGGATTTAATTTATGCAGAGAAGATATCTGAAAAGGGACTTGGAAGGGCTATGATGGAGCGGCTAAAAAAGGCATCTAAAAAACATAGATATATAACCCTTTGA
- a CDS encoding twin-arginine translocase TatA/TatE family subunit translates to MFGLGMPELIVIMVIVLIIFGAGKLADVGGALGKGIKNFKKSMKEPDAIDVTPKKPEDDKDKPIEPK, encoded by the coding sequence ATGTTTGGTCTTGGAATGCCAGAGCTTATAGTCATCATGGTCATTGTTTTAATTATATTCGGCGCAGGCAAGCTTGCCGATGTGGGTGGTGCCCTGGGCAAGGGTATTAAGAACTTCAAAAAGAGTATGAAAGAGCCTGATGCCATTGATGTGACACCAAAAAAACCTGAAGATGACAAAGATAAGCCTATAGAGCCAAAATAG
- a CDS encoding HD domain-containing protein, with translation MGTWQDKIKDKIKAIDIIKGLKNRQSKGDIYLVGGSIRELCLSSMPKDYDFALTHSADIEIFEELMGINSFVLGKKPIQTHRIVKGSINIDLTVIEKDLHDDLKRRDFSINAIAYDIKRDTLIDPTEGLKDIKERLIRYVRRENLIDDPLRMLKAIRHFATLKGFVIHEELILAISELKDLIDNVAKERIKYELDQIIVSSRAFDALKIMEQTGLIFEIFPELYELRIMDIEKGFRLETLGHTIDGFRYLHHYASLYNLDQKATLNVGYALLFHDTGKAHTFSYDDNRNLVHFFYHEKFSEDIAMAIMERLHFSTNDIRTIRSLIRNHMRIFLISNQKPTERAIRRVVFKMDNLTPLLVLLTVCDMYGSSGGEDNESTEMVLATCREVMNTFEKLQEEPLPRLVTGYDLIYLGYKEGPSIGNCLSEIQERQISGEILTRDEALKYARERLKMHKESHG, from the coding sequence ATGGGGACATGGCAAGATAAAATAAAAGACAAGATAAAGGCTATAGATATTATCAAGGGATTAAAAAACAGGCAATCTAAAGGTGATATCTATCTTGTAGGCGGCTCTATAAGGGAGTTGTGCCTGTCCTCTATGCCAAAAGATTATGATTTTGCCCTGACCCATAGTGCCGATATAGAGATATTTGAAGAATTAATGGGTATAAACTCGTTTGTGTTAGGAAAAAAACCCATCCAGACTCACAGGATAGTAAAGGGCAGCATAAACATTGACCTCACTGTCATAGAGAAAGATCTCCATGATGACCTAAAAAGGAGGGATTTTTCCATCAATGCCATTGCCTATGATATAAAAAGGGATACCCTTATAGACCCCACAGAAGGTTTAAAAGATATTAAGGAAAGGCTCATAAGATATGTAAGAAGGGAAAACCTCATAGATGACCCTTTAAGGATGCTTAAGGCAATCCGTCACTTTGCCACCCTAAAAGGTTTTGTTATCCATGAGGAGTTAATTTTAGCCATATCAGAACTAAAAGACCTTATAGATAATGTGGCAAAAGAAAGGATAAAATATGAGCTCGACCAGATTATCGTATCTTCCAGGGCCTTTGACGCCTTAAAGATAATGGAACAAACAGGGCTTATATTCGAGATATTTCCTGAACTCTATGAATTGCGAATCATGGACATAGAAAAGGGTTTTAGGCTTGAAACATTAGGGCACACCATAGATGGTTTTAGGTATCTCCACCATTATGCAAGTTTATATAATTTAGACCAAAAGGCTACATTGAATGTAGGCTATGCCCTTCTTTTTCATGACACAGGAAAGGCACACACATTTTCCTATGATGATAATAGAAACCTTGTTCATTTTTTCTATCATGAAAAATTCTCTGAAGACATAGCCATGGCCATTATGGAGAGGTTGCACTTCAGCACAAACGACATAAGGACAATAAGAAGCCTCATAAGAAACCACATGAGGATATTCCTTATAAGTAATCAAAAACCCACAGAAAGGGCAATTAGACGGGTAGTATTTAAGATGGACAACCTTACTCCGTTGCTTGTCCTTTTGACCGTCTGTGATATGTATGGAAGTTCAGGTGGAGAAGACAATGAATCAACAGAAATGGTTTTGGCAACCTGCAGGGAAGTGATGAATACCTTTGAGAAACTCCAGGAAGAACCCCTGCCCAGGCTTGTAACAGGTTATGACCTAATCTATTTGGGTTACAAGGAAGGGCCATCCATAGGCAATTGTCTTTCAGAGATCCAGGAAAGGCAAATATCAGGTGAGATATTAACCAGGGATGAGGCACTTAAATATGCCAGAGAGAGGCTTAAAATGCATAAAGAGAGTCATGGATAA
- a CDS encoding lipopolysaccharide kinase InaA family protein, with the protein MGSKGSRANRQPMIQKNINSIEWFLDDVGLSGHLEDIKPDETERRGYRTLYFKEKRFFLKSFHEKGIVGILRGRIAPRGKKEYEMGKKLLALSIPTPEPVGYGLGPKTSYIIEEFIEGKDFLHAFDNNKDRIFLLERLARLLSSLRSCGVRHNDLHLENIIWSKNDLYLIDLHKMDIKKTFTEDDEVSNLSHSLAMIYDRMTDEERMAFFNAYGNYAIKNRVHREIKDMRMKWVASKKARAFRETSITKKEGDIIYLKGHHGIVEGTFTETIKKDKKTEVLRYTDHVRKIYRNKRRLKRAWKAGVVFVYMGLHMTPQVYYIKMPFGLSKGFISMEDLKGKGEELDRFLDRNYRDMTLYEKRAFINGLAEFFSNLFRRDIVHWDMKGCNIFVKKEGGFLLLDLEDIDFREVDDKIIVRMFCQLNITIPAFIKNTDRMRFFLKATEGLGLNRKAIERDIAKQSQQSEIVYEGKDGLKIERFRIWGHGKIK; encoded by the coding sequence ATGGGGTCCAAAGGTAGTAGAGCTAATAGACAGCCTATGATACAGAAAAACATAAACAGTATAGAATGGTTTCTTGACGATGTGGGGCTGTCTGGTCATCTGGAAGATATAAAGCCGGACGAGACCGAAAGGAGGGGCTATAGGACCCTATATTTTAAAGAAAAGAGGTTTTTTCTCAAATCATTCCATGAAAAAGGCATAGTAGGCATATTAAGGGGTAGAATTGCACCCAGGGGCAAAAAGGAATATGAAATGGGCAAGAAATTGCTTGCGCTTTCTATCCCTACGCCTGAGCCTGTGGGATATGGGCTTGGACCTAAAACCTCTTATATTATAGAGGAATTTATAGAAGGTAAAGATTTCCTTCATGCATTTGATAATAATAAGGACAGGATATTCCTTTTAGAGAGATTGGCCCGGCTTTTGTCTTCCTTAAGGTCATGCGGCGTAAGGCATAATGACCTCCACCTTGAAAATATTATATGGAGTAAAAATGACCTCTATCTTATTGACCTCCATAAGATGGATATAAAAAAGACATTTACAGAGGATGATGAGGTCTCTAATCTATCTCATAGCCTTGCCATGATATATGACAGGATGACAGATGAGGAAAGGATGGCCTTTTTTAATGCCTATGGCAATTATGCCATAAAAAACAGGGTGCACCGGGAGATAAAGGATATGAGAATGAAATGGGTTGCCAGTAAAAAGGCAAGGGCATTTCGAGAGACGTCCATTACAAAAAAAGAGGGAGACATTATCTATTTAAAAGGCCATCATGGAATCGTTGAAGGCACATTTACAGAGACCATTAAAAAAGACAAAAAGACAGAGGTTCTTAGGTATACAGACCACGTGAGAAAGATTTATAGAAATAAAAGGAGGCTTAAAAGGGCATGGAAAGCCGGTGTAGTATTTGTCTATATGGGTTTACATATGACCCCACAGGTATATTACATAAAAATGCCTTTTGGCCTTTCTAAGGGTTTTATCTCCATGGAAGATCTAAAGGGAAAAGGGGAAGAACTCGATAGATTCCTTGATAGAAATTACAGGGATATGACTCTTTATGAAAAAAGGGCATTTATTAATGGTCTGGCAGAATTTTTCTCTAATCTTTTCAGGAGGGATATTGTCCACTGGGACATGAAGGGATGTAATATATTTGTGAAAAAGGAGGGAGGTTTTCTCCTCCTCGACCTTGAAGACATAGACTTTAGGGAGGTAGATGACAAGATAATTGTCAGGATGTTTTGCCAGCTAAATATCACCATACCGGCATTTATAAAAAACACTGACAGGATGAGGTTTTTTTTAAAGGCCACAGAAGGATTGGGGCTCAATAGAAAGGCCATAGAAAGAGATATAGCAAAACAATCTCAACAAAGTGAAATAGTCTATGAGGGAAAAGATGGGCTAAAGATAGAGAGATTCAGGATATGGGGACATGGCAAGATAAAATAA
- a CDS encoding glycosyltransferase family 4 protein, protein MKKAVFITHANPQGYRIQQYFPYLIQRGYDVELITSRKGFLNALSAIRSAHVVYIQRLLFDPIKLAVIRASAKRLVYDFDDAVMFGSKGESPTRMRKFRNMVSKADLVLAGNHFLLKEAKRWKKDGVFYCPTVVDIKDYPVKVHRHVSPVTVGWIGSSSTLKYLEIIKPLFAYTGTAPKRFKIIADLPPPIENKSIIFEKWTKDGEMSALLSLDVGIMPLKDDVWSRGKCGLKLIQYMAAGLPSITHPVGAALEILEDGKNGFISAHMDGWRDALEMLAGDVSLREKIGKAARETIEERYSLHVWGPKVVELIDSL, encoded by the coding sequence TTGAAAAAGGCGGTCTTTATTACCCATGCCAATCCACAAGGTTACAGGATACAGCAGTATTTTCCATATCTTATTCAGAGGGGTTATGACGTAGAGCTTATAACGAGTAGGAAAGGATTTTTAAATGCACTTTCTGCAATACGGTCTGCACATGTGGTGTATATTCAGAGATTGTTATTTGACCCTATAAAACTTGCGGTGATAAGGGCATCGGCAAAAAGGCTTGTCTATGACTTTGACGATGCAGTCATGTTTGGTTCAAAAGGTGAAAGCCCTACAAGGATGCGCAAGTTTAGAAACATGGTATCCAAGGCAGACCTTGTCCTGGCAGGTAATCATTTTCTCCTTAAAGAGGCCAAAAGATGGAAAAAAGATGGGGTATTCTATTGTCCTACCGTAGTGGACATAAAGGATTATCCAGTAAAAGTCCACAGACATGTATCTCCTGTTACTGTAGGTTGGATAGGTAGCAGTTCTACCCTGAAATATCTTGAAATAATAAAGCCTCTTTTTGCCTACACAGGTACTGCACCTAAAAGATTTAAGATCATTGCAGACCTTCCACCTCCCATAGAAAATAAAAGCATAATTTTTGAAAAATGGACAAAGGATGGAGAGATGTCGGCACTTTTAAGCCTTGATGTCGGCATCATGCCCTTAAAAGATGATGTATGGTCCAGGGGAAAGTGCGGTCTTAAACTAATTCAGTATATGGCAGCTGGCCTGCCTTCTATTACCCATCCGGTAGGGGCAGCCCTTGAGATCTTAGAAGATGGCAAAAATGGTTTTATTAGTGCCCATATGGATGGATGGCGAGATGCTTTGGAGATGCTTGCAGGTGATGTATCTTTAAGGGAAAAAATAGGAAAAGCAGCCAGAGAAACCATTGAAGAGAGATATTCCCTCCATGTATGGGGTCCAAAGGTAGTAGAGCTAATAGACAGCCTATGA
- a CDS encoding glycosyltransferase family 4 protein, with product MKISFLIQGFHVAASRYRVIQYLPFFEVHGIKYHVHEFPSGIKKWSNYLKNIKTTDIVFVQRKRLPLYVLFYLRHMGKRIVYDFDDAVMFRNSLAPNPYSRRRQMSFKRMLKFTDMVIAGNNFLKSEAQRYHRDVRILPTPIDGDRYSQKGYREANFVNIGWIGDHGSIHYMDSYRDVWEALGNRYGDRVCLTIICDTFIETKKIKLNRVQWRYDTEIEELKRLDIGVMPLFNDLWSMGKCGYKIIQYMGVGVPAVCTPVGINRDVVEDGINGFWATTKEEWTERLSTLIDDYRLRVNMGIEGRKKIMAHYTVQACAPLLIEWLEGLN from the coding sequence TTGAAGATATCATTTCTTATACAAGGTTTTCATGTTGCAGCAAGTAGATACAGGGTCATCCAGTATCTTCCCTTTTTTGAAGTCCATGGCATTAAATATCATGTTCACGAATTCCCTTCAGGGATAAAAAAATGGTCAAACTATCTAAAGAACATTAAAACAACGGATATAGTATTTGTCCAGAGAAAGAGACTCCCTCTTTATGTGCTTTTTTATCTAAGGCATATGGGAAAAAGGATAGTCTATGACTTTGACGATGCAGTCATGTTCAGAAATTCCCTTGCTCCAAATCCCTATTCAAGAAGAAGGCAGATGAGTTTTAAGAGGATGCTCAAATTTACAGATATGGTGATTGCAGGCAACAATTTTCTCAAATCAGAGGCGCAAAGATACCACAGGGATGTGAGGATACTTCCTACACCCATTGATGGCGATAGATACAGCCAAAAGGGATATAGGGAGGCCAATTTTGTAAATATTGGCTGGATAGGCGACCATGGAAGCATCCACTATATGGATAGTTACAGGGATGTTTGGGAGGCTCTGGGCAATAGATATGGGGATAGGGTATGTCTTACTATTATATGCGATACATTCATAGAGACAAAAAAGATAAAACTCAACAGGGTTCAATGGAGGTATGATACAGAGATAGAGGAGCTTAAAAGGCTCGATATAGGGGTCATGCCCCTTTTCAACGACCTTTGGTCTATGGGCAAATGCGGTTATAAGATAATCCAGTATATGGGTGTAGGTGTGCCTGCTGTGTGCACCCCTGTTGGTATAAATAGGGATGTGGTAGAAGATGGTATAAATGGATTCTGGGCTACAACAAAAGAAGAATGGACGGAAAGATTGTCTACCCTTATAGATGATTATAGATTAAGGGTGAATATGGGTATAGAAGGGAGAAAGAAGATTATGGCGCATTATACTGTCCAGGCATGTGCTCCACTTCTCATAGAGTGGCTTGAGGGGCTCAATTGA
- a CDS encoding ferredoxin family protein — MAIVKIDQERCKGCSLCSEFCPKGILSISDRLNMKGYFVVAMSNEADCTGCAICALVCPDVAIEVFKN; from the coding sequence ATGGCAATTGTTAAGATAGACCAAGAGAGATGCAAGGGTTGCTCTTTATGTTCAGAGTTCTGCCCAAAGGGTATCCTCTCTATATCTGATAGATTGAATATGAAGGGTTATTTTGTGGTAGCCATGAGTAATGAAGCAGATTGCACAGGTTGTGCCATATGCGCCCTTGTATGTCCTGATGTTGCCATAGAGGTGTTTAAGAATTGA
- a CDS encoding 3-methyl-2-oxobutanoate dehydrogenase subunit VorB, producing MKRLMSGNAALGEAAILSGCNCYFGYPITPQNELTEYMAKRMPESGGIFIQSESEIAAINMVLGASVAGARPMTSSSSPGISLKQEGISYLAADELPAVIVNMVRGGPGMGNISPAQSDYLQATRGGGHGDYRTIVLAPSSVQELADIVPVAFELADSYRNPVIILGDGMLGQMMEPVDFSGIKKIKDYPKDYILTGAENRPSRMVRSLLFDTKEEEEHNWKLYRKFQRIENNEVRCETFLTDDAEIVVVAYGIAARIAKGAIKRLRQENIKAGLLRPITLWPFPSKKILELAKHINDFFVFEMSTGQMIEDVRLALAGKGHVNFYGRPGGVIPTPIELARIVSRHYYQTQKVKR from the coding sequence TTGAAAAGGCTTATGAGTGGAAATGCTGCCCTTGGAGAGGCGGCAATACTTTCAGGATGCAACTGTTATTTCGGTTACCCCATAACCCCCCAGAACGAGCTCACAGAGTATATGGCAAAGAGGATGCCTGAGTCTGGCGGTATCTTTATCCAATCAGAGAGCGAAATCGCAGCTATCAATATGGTTCTCGGTGCCAGCGTGGCAGGGGCAAGGCCAATGACATCATCCAGTAGCCCTGGCATAAGCTTAAAACAGGAAGGCATATCATATCTTGCAGCAGATGAACTCCCGGCAGTAATAGTAAATATGGTAAGGGGAGGTCCTGGCATGGGCAATATCTCTCCTGCCCAGTCAGATTATCTCCAGGCAACAAGAGGTGGTGGTCATGGTGATTATAGGACTATTGTCCTTGCACCTTCATCTGTCCAGGAGCTTGCAGACATAGTCCCTGTTGCCTTTGAACTGGCAGATTCATACAGGAATCCTGTGATAATCTTAGGCGATGGCATGCTCGGTCAGATGATGGAGCCCGTAGATTTCTCAGGTATAAAAAAGATAAAGGATTATCCAAAAGACTATATACTTACCGGAGCAGAAAACAGACCCTCCAGAATGGTGCGTTCGCTTCTTTTTGATACAAAAGAGGAGGAAGAACACAACTGGAAGCTCTACAGAAAGTTCCAGAGGATAGAAAACAATGAGGTTCGTTGTGAGACCTTTCTAACAGATGATGCAGAAATAGTGGTTGTTGCATACGGTATAGCGGCAAGGATAGCAAAGGGAGCCATCAAAAGGTTAAGACAGGAGAATATAAAGGCAGGACTTTTAAGACCTATAACCCTCTGGCCCTTTCCTTCCAAGAAAATATTAGAGTTAGCCAAACATATAAACGATTTTTTTGTATTTGAAATGTCTACAGGACAGATGATAGAGGATGTAAGGCTTGCTTTGGCAGGGAAAGGCCATGTCAATTTTTATGGTAGACCAGGGGGAGTGATACCAACCCCTATTGAACTGGCAAGGATTGTCTCACGTCATTATTATCAGACCCAGAAGGTGAAAAGATAA
- a CDS encoding thiamine pyrophosphate-dependent enzyme, translating into MKKIYTRPVSLKDAHFHYCPGCGHGIINRLITEVIDEMGIRGKAICVAPAGCGMLVYNYFDIDTLESAHGRGAAVATGIKRVRPDNIVFSYQGDGDLAAIGTAEGFHAANRGELITVIFVNNGVYGMTGGQMAPTTLKEQVTTTTPSGRNPVSAGHPVRVCEVFAVLDGTSYLERVAVNSPSAIRKTKKAIAKAFWHQINKTGFSLVEILSPCPTNWKMSPIESFRWIDDVMTKQFPLGVIKEVKC; encoded by the coding sequence ATGAAAAAGATTTATACCCGTCCTGTTTCTCTAAAAGATGCCCATTTTCATTATTGTCCAGGATGTGGACATGGCATAATAAACAGGCTTATTACCGAGGTGATAGATGAGATGGGCATACGAGGAAAGGCCATATGCGTTGCACCTGCAGGTTGCGGCATGCTTGTTTATAACTATTTTGACATAGATACCCTTGAATCTGCCCACGGTAGAGGGGCTGCTGTTGCTACAGGTATAAAAAGGGTCAGACCTGACAACATAGTCTTCTCCTATCAGGGTGATGGTGACCTGGCTGCCATAGGCACGGCAGAGGGTTTCCATGCGGCAAATAGGGGTGAATTAATCACGGTTATCTTTGTCAATAACGGCGTCTATGGCATGACAGGTGGACAGATGGCACCCACCACATTAAAAGAACAGGTGACCACCACCACACCTTCTGGCAGAAACCCTGTGAGCGCAGGACATCCTGTAAGGGTATGCGAGGTATTCGCAGTTCTTGACGGGACATCATACCTTGAAAGGGTGGCGGTAAACAGCCCTTCGGCCATAAGAAAGACAAAAAAGGCCATAGCAAAGGCATTCTGGCATCAGATAAACAAGACAGGTTTTTCCCTGGTAGAGATTCTTTCGCCATGTCCTACCAACTGGAAGATGAGCCCCATAGAGTCATTCAGATGGATAGATGATGTTATGACAAAACAATTCCCTTTGGGTGTTATAAAAGAGGTAAAATGCTGA
- a CDS encoding 2-oxoacid:acceptor oxidoreductase family protein: protein MLIKTIFSGFGGQGVLSMGYTMANAAMYEGKHVTYLPSYGVEVRGGTANCTVVVSDEEIASPVASEPEFVVAMNQPSFIRFQSILQSGGLLCVNSSLVNTSTARGDIEIVAVPTSELAEKLGQIKVANMIMLGAFIRASNIVSFDFLIEHLPEILGEGKSKLIKLNRDALELGYNFIKE, encoded by the coding sequence ATGCTGATAAAGACCATATTTTCCGGTTTCGGCGGTCAGGGAGTTTTATCTATGGGCTATACAATGGCAAACGCTGCTATGTATGAAGGCAAGCATGTAACTTATCTTCCTTCCTATGGCGTAGAGGTAAGGGGAGGGACGGCGAACTGCACGGTGGTTGTATCAGATGAGGAGATCGCCTCTCCTGTGGCATCTGAGCCTGAGTTCGTAGTTGCCATGAATCAGCCATCCTTTATTAGGTTTCAAAGTATCCTCCAGTCAGGAGGGCTTTTATGTGTAAATTCCTCACTTGTAAATACATCCACTGCCAGGGGTGATATAGAGATAGTTGCAGTGCCCACCAGTGAGCTTGCCGAGAAACTTGGTCAGATTAAGGTGGCCAACATGATAATGCTTGGTGCATTTATAAGGGCAAGTAATATAGTATCCTTTGATTTTCTAATAGAACACCTGCCTGAGATCCTTGGTGAGGGCAAATCAAAACTGATTAAACTTAATAGGGATGCCCTTGAGCTTGGATATAATTTTATTAAGGAGTAG
- a CDS encoding ACT domain-containing protein: protein MVIKQLSVSLENVPGALSRLSELLGREGVNIRAISVADTSDISTVRFVVDDPEKAKNIMKTNGYSPKETDVLAVETPDHPGGLNAVLKPLKNSGINVHYLYPHLGRMGGNAIVILGVDKTEEAQKVLQQNWVKTLGKEVYNI, encoded by the coding sequence ATGGTTATAAAACAGTTGTCGGTGAGCCTTGAGAATGTCCCAGGTGCCCTTTCCCGCCTGAGCGAACTATTAGGCAGGGAGGGGGTTAATATAAGGGCTATATCAGTTGCAGATACATCTGATATAAGCACTGTGAGGTTTGTGGTAGATGACCCTGAAAAGGCAAAAAACATCATGAAGACAAATGGTTATTCACCCAAAGAAACCGATGTCCTCGCTGTTGAGACCCCTGATCATCCAGGGGGTTTGAATGCAGTGCTTAAACCTTTAAAGAATAGCGGTATAAATGTCCACTACCTATATCCACATCTGGGCAGGATGGGTGGAAATGCCATAGTCATCCTGGGAGTAGATAAGACAGAAGAGGCCCAGAAGGTCCTTCAGCAGAACTGGGTAAAGACCCTTGGGAAAGAGGTATACAACATTTAG